The Phaseolus vulgaris cultivar G19833 chromosome 5, P. vulgaris v2.0, whole genome shotgun sequence genomic interval ttgtgcttttttggtccagcttacaccctgcaaaatcagaatttgaatatccaattaaatgtataGGAGAGTAAGAAGGATACCACAGACCAACATtggttgttcctttgagatatttgagAATCCTTTTTGCAGCCTTGATGtgagattcctttggatttgcgTGATAccttgcacaaagacatacaacaaacatgatatccggtctacttgctgtgagatagagtaaagaaccaattaaacctctatattttgtttgatctacctcttttccagcagcatctgcatccatataACAACTTGAATGCATAGGTGTGCtagcttctttgcaactctccatttcaaatttcttgaagatttctttgcaatactttAATTGGCATAGGAAAATTCCATCCTTTGATTGCTTAACCTGCAACCCAAGAAAGAATGAAAGCTCTCCCATCatggacatttcaaactcaccttgcatGGCAGCAACAAACTCCTCACATAAACTATCTTTGGTAgcaccaaaaatgatgtcatcaacatatatttGAACCAAAATAATTTCAGAAATTGCTTTCTTGATGAAAAGAGTTTTGTCAATCATCCCTCTTTCATAGCCATGAGATAAAAGGAAGTTACTAagtctctcataccactgccttggagcttgcttaagcccatacaatgcctttttcaacttaaaaacatgattgggatgttgatgatcctcaaagcccggtggttgctcaacatacacttcttcattgataaatccattgagaaaagcactcttcacgtccatttgaaagagtttgaatccactcataGAAGCAAAAGCCAGCAATAGCCTTACAACTTCTAATCTTGCAACAGGAGAAAAGATTTCACCATAGtcaattccttcttcttgattgtaacCTTTGGCAACTAGATTTGCATTGTTTCTAGTATTCACACTagcctcatctagcttgtttctgaagacccatttagatccaatgatgttcatctcatctgtcttggggacaagaaaccacacatcattcctagcaaactgattcagctcttcatgcattgcatccacccatttttcatctttaagagcttcttcaattgactttggttcaacttgagagacaaaagtagtgtgcctgcagaagtttgagatagaACTACGTGTAAAACaccctcctttatctgcccaatgatgttctccactgacagatatcttggaattctccattctttaggcaactCATCATGCTACAAAATTTCAA includes:
- the LOC137834194 gene encoding uncharacterized mitochondrial protein AtMg00810-like; this translates as MNIIGSKWVFRNKLDEASVNTRNNANLVAKGYNQEEGIDYGEIFSPVARLEVVRLLLAFASMSGFKLFQMDVKSAFLNGFINEEVGMIDKTLFIKKAISEIILVQIYVDDIIFGATKDSLCEEFVAAMQGEFEMSMMGELSFFLGLQVKQSKDGIFLCQLKYCKEIFKKFEMESCKEASTPMHSSCYMDADAAGKEVDQTKYRGLIGSLLYLTASRPDIMFVVCLCARYHANPKESHIKAAKRILKYLKGTTNVGLWYPSYSPIHLIGYSNSDFAGCKLDQKSTSGTCHLLGSSLISWHSKKQACVALSTIEVEYIFVGSCCAQILWLKQQLANF